In Sphingobacterium zeae, one genomic interval encodes:
- a CDS encoding aminotransferase class V-fold PLP-dependent enzyme has translation MNGTILILGAEGYLGWPLAMKLALHHPDQKIILLDNGWRKSTVANLGFGPWLQIPDLSSRIEAFGRKYGLANMCAVHAEVCSDELAELIRRERPHTIYHLAQQCSASYSMLGLQQALYTIRNNEEGNMRLLWAVREYVPKAHIIKLGSFGEYAKGGLPIAEGYFKPGYKGQLASTPLPYPRAANDIYHVSKINDSNYVAMAARTWGLRITEVMQATVFGLLTSEMDASPDLFTRFDYDPIFGTVANRFLAQVVSGSSMTVYGSGNQRTGLMALNDAVNSLARFVEDVPPVGEHRVVNHVTETHYSINELAADIADIARGVGLDPKISFTSDLRGESAAKKPIYSIETSLQGSHLYHTDFHTVIRESISLLQKQYSTLLSHHFSPHSAWNECSDGKNLDLKRVDAVRKTENEAYWDQFRINTFPSTRVNLNPGCLATLPQDRLETIKNQVNGNPLSLYALGREAFISIQEECAKLWPAIGYRCNVTSSTSQTMNLLALVLLRRLQEDGKRCFQVLTSEHEHPGGIGPFEHLPEYKLTYLPDVVLNDAEEFNRCLREMQPDIVFLSHVYYPTGKLMQDKWRLSNIKKAVPNAILILDVAQSLGIQQLPFGDADVLIGSTHKWLHGPLGGGLAWFKEDFASWIGALYWNKQHLFEDPQTHGFSIPGGQDFLLYERLRQSLKRYREIGPKAILERSTYLAAYLKRELNGILGHAGITHCFMGDDVSPVVSLLVSDYDPYPLYEFLRKKDIHIKCIKHCRVEAKVGHVLRFGIPYYENMGRLRMVLDTIASFVDCAIMDKQEVDLVI, from the coding sequence ATGAATGGTACAATTTTAATTTTAGGCGCCGAAGGGTATTTGGGCTGGCCGCTAGCCATGAAGTTAGCGCTGCACCATCCAGACCAAAAAATTATATTGCTGGATAATGGCTGGCGCAAAAGCACGGTTGCCAATCTCGGATTTGGGCCATGGCTACAGATTCCGGATCTCTCAAGTCGCATCGAAGCATTTGGCCGAAAATATGGTTTAGCTAATATGTGCGCTGTGCACGCTGAGGTTTGTTCGGACGAATTGGCGGAACTGATTCGTCGGGAACGGCCGCATACGATTTATCATCTCGCACAGCAGTGTTCGGCGAGTTATTCGATGTTGGGATTACAACAGGCTCTTTATACCATCCGTAACAATGAAGAAGGCAATATGCGTCTGCTTTGGGCAGTACGCGAATATGTTCCGAAAGCCCATATTATTAAGCTTGGATCGTTTGGTGAATATGCCAAGGGCGGATTGCCGATCGCCGAAGGCTATTTTAAGCCTGGTTATAAAGGGCAGTTGGCGTCGACGCCTTTACCTTACCCTAGGGCGGCAAACGATATTTATCATGTTTCCAAAATAAATGACTCGAATTATGTAGCGATGGCGGCGCGTACCTGGGGGCTTCGCATCACGGAAGTGATGCAAGCAACGGTCTTTGGTCTGCTAACATCGGAAATGGATGCCTCGCCTGATCTTTTTACCCGTTTTGATTACGATCCGATATTTGGAACAGTAGCCAACCGTTTTCTAGCGCAGGTAGTTTCTGGTTCTTCGATGACAGTCTATGGTAGCGGAAACCAGCGTACTGGACTTATGGCGTTGAACGATGCGGTCAATTCGTTGGCCCGGTTTGTTGAAGATGTACCACCAGTTGGTGAACATCGTGTGGTGAACCATGTTACAGAAACACACTATTCCATCAATGAATTAGCGGCGGATATTGCTGACATTGCCAGAGGTGTTGGGTTGGATCCCAAGATTTCTTTTACCTCCGATCTTAGGGGGGAAAGTGCTGCCAAGAAACCTATATATAGCATTGAGACAAGTTTGCAGGGAAGTCATTTGTATCATACCGATTTCCATACCGTGATAAGGGAATCCATCAGTCTTTTACAAAAGCAATATAGTACACTTCTATCGCATCATTTTTCACCCCATAGTGCCTGGAACGAATGTTCTGATGGGAAAAATCTTGATCTTAAAAGAGTAGATGCCGTCCGAAAAACAGAAAATGAAGCGTATTGGGATCAGTTCAGGATCAATACATTTCCTTCGACCCGGGTGAATCTGAATCCAGGCTGCCTGGCTACGTTGCCACAGGATCGGCTCGAAACCATCAAAAATCAGGTAAACGGCAATCCACTTTCTTTATATGCATTAGGGAGGGAAGCTTTTATTTCCATACAGGAGGAATGTGCTAAATTGTGGCCGGCTATCGGTTATCGCTGTAATGTGACTTCAAGCACATCTCAGACCATGAATTTATTGGCATTGGTGCTTTTACGGAGGTTGCAGGAGGATGGGAAGAGGTGTTTTCAGGTCCTGACAAGTGAGCATGAACATCCGGGCGGTATCGGCCCCTTTGAACATTTGCCAGAATATAAGCTCACTTATCTCCCTGATGTTGTCCTTAATGACGCGGAGGAATTTAACAGATGCTTGCGCGAAATGCAACCAGACATCGTGTTCTTATCGCATGTCTATTATCCCACAGGAAAACTGATGCAAGACAAGTGGCGCCTGAGCAATATAAAAAAGGCAGTTCCGAATGCAATTCTGATTCTTGACGTAGCACAGTCATTAGGGATTCAGCAACTTCCTTTTGGGGATGCTGATGTATTGATCGGGAGTACACATAAATGGTTGCATGGACCGTTGGGCGGTGGTTTAGCTTGGTTCAAAGAAGATTTTGCAAGTTGGATCGGGGCCTTATATTGGAATAAGCAGCATCTTTTTGAAGATCCACAAACCCATGGGTTCAGCATTCCGGGGGGGCAGGATTTCTTATTGTATGAAAGGTTGAGGCAAAGCCTAAAACGTTATCGAGAAATTGGGCCGAAAGCGATCCTGGAGCGCAGTACCTATCTGGCAGCTTATCTGAAAAGAGAGCTTAATGGGATCTTGGGCCATGCAGGCATTACCCACTGTTTTATGGGAGATGATGTATCTCCGGTCGTAAGTCTACTGGTGTCAGATTATGATCCTTATCCACTCTATGAGTTTTTGAGAAAGAAAGACATCCATATTAAATGCATTAAGCATTGTAGAGTAGAAGCGAAGGTTGGACACGTACTGCGTTTTGGTATACCGTATTATGAAAATATGGGCCGCTTGCGCATGGTACTTGATACGATAGCTTCTTTTGTGGATTGTGCGATCATGGATAAGCAAGAAGTGGACTTGGTGATCTAG
- a CDS encoding tetratricopeptide repeat protein, producing the protein MNFRYTIFILFLLSTQVLRAQTWNSVRAEKLYQQAVVEIKSAQQQKALKSLEEAIKLNPAHIDAQVQLARIYMAQKRYDQSIRTAQLVLRASPEYEDVYYYIIGSYLSKNRPAEALRYVEMGLARFAANKDFGIKKLNILDMLKRYQDGDSWAQVLIRRFPTDGNVRLAMAGHYEAKADWYKGNKMNNLANSYYEKALELAPKNTDLIEKMNNLVAQGGDYDARIAKANAILNSDSKSYNALFQKLSLLQESHRYAEALEVLRLILRYYPKDKKALDLNNSLRKEAAGYYQNTDTYALYQSILDQNPGDREALEKVVGIAASRGETTQALYWVDRALQRNAGDRVLLRRKMDFEFQLHRYQTAADIAVKLYGGNGDKAFRSEALQMINACGSYYLQQQQADSAIVYYDRTLHLDPSNMPALQGRISALILQNNLSSALRELEQAISYYPNDIDLHLKKAGFLAQSGKIQQAVALSEKLYASYPGNPKIKSLYLEQKLAAANACILVEEYGEAETHLRQLLIEDNDNKEALHYLSNILDLRRRYPEALLVVQQALQSYPGDREFLQKKASILYNSAQYMAAAQVATMLRTEYPYNQKYRTMVQDAWMSAGLSFQKKGLADSAIFCFDRVLEGNRTDSLAYSNKINLLMAKGDFVYALQSVDTALQHFEYAEPFLLKKVIVLDSLGRFVEAAHYADTLSKRFDLRKYREYAALLRSKTMQHAFGLSLLNSSFSGVDDNPAPPAYRIATLYYTRRLSPKISYGAQLLFTGRQSGTGIMGEGDLTYTANKLLYWNASIGISNNVLLPKYRLAYSLYRQLGKGFEGEIGVRFLEVVAIKAASLVVGASKSFDPFLLNARIFAIKEEKDFYFAFQAGAKYELTEADLLQANFGLGTSPDDRSRLILLPELGGVMSRSVGAGYRRTINYRTSLGLNGTYTSQKIGTATFRNQYDLLLALQVKF; encoded by the coding sequence ATGAATTTCCGTTATACTATTTTTATTCTCTTCCTACTGTCTACACAGGTGCTGCGAGCACAGACCTGGAATTCCGTGCGTGCCGAAAAATTGTACCAACAGGCTGTGGTAGAAATTAAATCTGCTCAGCAGCAGAAAGCTTTGAAGTCATTGGAGGAGGCCATAAAGCTGAATCCAGCCCATATCGATGCCCAGGTACAACTGGCCCGAATCTATATGGCGCAGAAGCGCTATGATCAGTCGATCCGTACGGCACAACTGGTACTGCGTGCTTCGCCCGAATATGAAGATGTGTATTATTATATTATAGGTTCTTATTTATCAAAAAATCGGCCTGCTGAAGCTCTGCGGTACGTCGAAATGGGATTGGCGCGTTTTGCTGCTAACAAAGATTTCGGAATCAAAAAGCTCAATATACTGGATATGCTCAAACGCTATCAGGATGGAGATTCCTGGGCACAGGTTCTGATCCGGCGTTTTCCGACCGATGGGAATGTAAGACTCGCGATGGCCGGTCATTATGAAGCAAAAGCGGATTGGTACAAAGGCAATAAAATGAATAATCTGGCCAATTCTTATTATGAAAAGGCGCTCGAACTCGCACCGAAAAATACAGATCTCATCGAAAAAATGAACAATCTCGTGGCGCAAGGCGGTGATTATGACGCCCGAATCGCCAAGGCAAATGCGATATTGAACAGCGATAGTAAATCTTACAATGCATTATTCCAAAAGCTCAGCCTGCTACAGGAATCACATCGTTATGCAGAGGCTTTAGAAGTGTTACGTCTGATCTTACGCTACTATCCGAAAGATAAAAAAGCCCTTGACCTAAACAATAGTTTACGGAAAGAAGCAGCCGGATATTATCAGAACACGGATACTTATGCACTTTATCAGTCGATTTTGGATCAGAATCCAGGCGATCGGGAAGCCTTGGAAAAGGTGGTAGGCATAGCCGCTTCTCGGGGGGAGACGACACAGGCACTGTATTGGGTAGACCGTGCTTTACAGCGTAATGCAGGCGACCGTGTACTACTGCGCAGAAAAATGGATTTTGAATTTCAGCTACATCGCTATCAGACAGCGGCAGATATTGCAGTTAAGCTCTATGGGGGCAACGGTGATAAAGCGTTTAGATCAGAGGCATTACAAATGATCAATGCCTGTGGCAGTTATTATTTGCAACAGCAACAAGCCGACAGCGCCATCGTTTACTACGATCGTACGCTTCACTTAGATCCGAGCAATATGCCAGCGCTGCAAGGGCGTATTTCCGCTCTTATCCTGCAAAATAATTTATCCTCGGCCCTTCGGGAATTGGAGCAGGCGATCAGTTATTATCCAAATGATATCGATTTACACTTAAAAAAGGCGGGTTTCCTGGCACAATCGGGCAAAATACAGCAGGCTGTAGCTTTAAGCGAAAAACTTTACGCCAGTTATCCGGGAAATCCGAAAATTAAATCGCTTTATTTGGAGCAAAAGCTGGCCGCAGCCAATGCCTGCATACTGGTGGAAGAGTACGGAGAAGCGGAAACGCATCTTCGTCAATTACTCATCGAAGACAACGATAATAAAGAAGCCCTACACTACCTTTCTAATATTCTTGACCTCAGAAGACGCTATCCGGAAGCTTTGCTCGTTGTTCAGCAGGCCCTGCAAAGTTATCCGGGTGACCGCGAATTTCTTCAGAAGAAAGCTTCAATCCTTTATAATAGTGCGCAGTATATGGCAGCTGCTCAGGTCGCCACCATGCTGCGGACAGAATATCCGTACAATCAAAAGTACCGTACGATGGTACAGGATGCGTGGATGTCGGCTGGATTGTCTTTTCAGAAAAAGGGGTTAGCCGATAGCGCAATTTTTTGTTTTGATCGCGTGCTCGAGGGCAATCGAACAGATTCGCTTGCTTATAGTAATAAAATAAACCTTCTGATGGCAAAAGGAGACTTTGTATATGCCTTGCAGAGTGTGGATACGGCATTACAGCATTTTGAGTATGCCGAGCCTTTTCTTCTAAAAAAAGTAATCGTACTCGACAGTTTGGGTCGGTTTGTTGAAGCGGCACATTATGCTGATACACTATCTAAGCGCTTCGATTTGCGTAAATACAGAGAATATGCGGCTCTTCTGCGAAGCAAAACCATGCAGCATGCTTTTGGACTTTCTTTGCTGAATAGCTCCTTTTCAGGTGTTGATGATAATCCAGCGCCACCTGCATACCGTATTGCGACACTGTACTACACCCGTCGATTGTCGCCAAAAATAAGTTATGGTGCACAGCTGTTATTCACAGGAAGGCAATCAGGTACGGGCATTATGGGAGAAGGCGACCTGACGTATACGGCGAATAAATTGCTTTACTGGAATGCTTCGATAGGTATATCCAATAATGTGTTGCTTCCCAAATATAGGTTGGCCTATTCGCTTTATCGGCAGCTCGGAAAAGGTTTCGAAGGGGAGATTGGTGTGCGTTTTCTGGAAGTTGTCGCGATCAAAGCAGCATCACTGGTTGTTGGTGCGAGCAAGAGTTTTGACCCTTTTCTGCTGAACGCACGAATCTTTGCCATTAAGGAGGAAAAGGATTTCTACTTCGCTTTTCAGGCAGGCGCAAAATATGAGCTTACTGAAGCTGATTTATTACAGGCAAATTTTGGACTTGGAACTTCGCCAGACGACAGAAGCAGGCTTATTCTATTGCCTGAATTGGGTGGTGTTATGAGTCGAAGTGTGGGCGCGGGATACAGACGTACAATAAATTATCGTACATCGTTAGGTCTAAATGGTACCTACACGAGTCAAAAAATTGGTACGGCAACATTTCGTAATCAATATGATCTACTGCTCGCCTTACAGGTGAAATTTTAA
- a CDS encoding glycosyltransferase family 2 protein, with protein MIQDIIDVFQLFIFSYSSLTMVIYVIMAVLSYKGIMLYRRKNREHYTQNVISSPLSPGISVIAPAYNEGLTIIDNVYALMHLNYPLYEVIIVNDGSTDDTLEKLVEHFELKEVDLPYNEKIKTKTVKRFFRSTNRAYEKLLVIDKENGKGKADASNAGINASKFDYFLCTDVDCILHEDTLSRLMRPILDEKSRSRLKDIQVIPDTGYIHVENNQRRVIAVGAPLRMINSSEVDNGVITRFKPPHKVLPRFQELEYIRAYLLSKMAWSSINCVPNVSGGLGLFDKHIAVKVGGYDPRSFAEDIDMVTRMSVYMIQNNHKYAIRYIPVSLCWTEGPQTLPVFSRQRVRWARGLIQIMLLHRHVLFNFKFKRLGLIVFPYNFLFEFLAPIFEVLGLLFYIYLILIGAINWENTFTLLAFLYMFSVLVSSIAVLWDQLIERHYRKTSEVIGLCLTAFAEPFIYHPLIVFFSIKGYIQSMFRQKLVWGNMQRKGFASQKSTVKNQA; from the coding sequence ATGATCCAAGATATAATTGACGTTTTCCAACTTTTTATATTTTCTTACAGTAGCCTGACCATGGTGATCTATGTCATCATGGCGGTGCTATCGTATAAGGGAATAATGTTATATAGGCGGAAAAATAGAGAGCACTATACACAAAATGTAATTTCAAGCCCACTTTCACCGGGCATCTCGGTCATTGCTCCGGCTTACAACGAGGGCCTGACCATCATTGATAATGTGTATGCATTAATGCATCTGAATTATCCATTGTACGAAGTTATTATTGTCAATGACGGCAGTACGGATGATACATTGGAAAAATTGGTGGAGCATTTCGAACTTAAGGAAGTAGATCTCCCTTACAATGAAAAGATCAAAACGAAGACTGTAAAGCGCTTTTTTCGATCTACTAATCGCGCTTATGAAAAGTTGCTGGTCATTGATAAAGAAAACGGAAAGGGCAAGGCAGACGCTTCTAATGCTGGTATCAATGCCTCAAAATTTGATTATTTTCTCTGTACAGACGTGGATTGCATCCTGCATGAAGATACCCTTTCCAGGCTTATGCGCCCCATTTTAGACGAAAAGAGCCGTAGCCGCTTAAAAGACATTCAGGTGATACCCGATACTGGTTATATCCACGTGGAGAACAACCAACGCCGGGTCATAGCGGTAGGGGCACCTCTGCGGATGATCAATTCTTCTGAAGTGGATAATGGTGTAATAACGCGCTTCAAACCGCCACATAAAGTCCTCCCACGCTTTCAGGAACTGGAGTATATTCGGGCATACTTGCTTTCAAAAATGGCATGGAGCTCAATTAATTGTGTCCCAAATGTATCTGGAGGACTTGGCCTTTTTGATAAACATATCGCCGTTAAGGTTGGGGGCTATGATCCACGCTCGTTTGCCGAAGATATTGATATGGTGACGCGCATGAGTGTTTACATGATCCAGAATAATCACAAATATGCGATACGGTATATTCCTGTTTCGTTGTGCTGGACGGAAGGACCCCAAACCTTGCCGGTATTCAGTAGACAGCGTGTACGCTGGGCTAGGGGATTGATCCAGATCATGCTGTTACACCGTCATGTTTTATTTAATTTTAAGTTTAAAAGGCTCGGCCTGATTGTCTTTCCTTATAACTTCCTATTTGAGTTTTTGGCGCCTATTTTTGAGGTCTTGGGGCTGTTGTTTTACATCTATCTTATTTTAATCGGCGCCATCAATTGGGAAAATACATTTACATTACTCGCTTTTCTTTATATGTTTTCTGTGCTGGTAAGCTCCATAGCCGTGCTGTGGGATCAGTTAATTGAAAGACATTACCGCAAAACGAGCGAGGTGATAGGATTGTGCCTCACGGCCTTTGCTGAACCGTTTATTTATCATCCGCTCATTGTTTTTTTTAGTATCAAAGGCTACATACAGTCCATGTTCAGGCAAAAGCTGGTATGGGGGAATATGCAGCGTAAAGGTTTTGCAAGCCAAAAGTCTACTGTCAAAAATCAAGCTTAA
- a CDS encoding HEAT repeat domain-containing protein, with translation MTVDQTFIAVIQGIVATSFIGTFVAYAVIIVLRFRTAKAQRRQDKLDQLIEDRILPQFIQEMGNESAHVSIDQAVLDELALMDKRNRQTLIDTLIRLRWHVAGTNALILHRIYVLLGLNLDSLQKMKSRKWYRNVQGLHELTLMDYAISDIDILRFNLSEESELRSAARSAFMRFSKNEPFRFFDEVRDPLSIWELIGFFRILEQSRDTVKSNFANWIRYSRNKTVVICCMKLAAHEQSLEAIDSIEGLLNVNDHSLRSHAINALGHLRAVHTQETLIKMYPNQPVECQCEILFSLGMFRTARAMEFLTEQFQSAFDFEIENHVAAILARLVRNNQFGWKSLNLPLRKQRILNYYLHEK, from the coding sequence ATGACGGTAGATCAAACGTTTATTGCGGTGATTCAGGGGATTGTGGCAACCTCCTTTATTGGAACATTTGTCGCTTATGCTGTTATTATCGTGCTCCGTTTCAGGACGGCAAAAGCACAACGTCGGCAAGATAAGCTTGACCAGCTGATTGAAGATCGTATACTGCCGCAGTTTATCCAGGAAATGGGTAATGAAAGTGCCCATGTATCCATCGATCAGGCCGTACTGGATGAGTTGGCCCTGATGGACAAAAGAAACCGCCAGACCTTAATTGATACCTTAATCCGTCTCCGATGGCATGTGGCGGGAACAAATGCACTGATTCTTCATCGCATCTATGTGCTACTTGGGCTAAATCTGGATTCGCTGCAAAAGATGAAATCGCGCAAATGGTATCGCAATGTTCAGGGATTGCACGAACTGACGCTAATGGACTACGCGATCTCCGATATTGATATTCTCCGATTCAATCTCAGTGAAGAGTCTGAACTGCGCTCTGCAGCCCGAAGCGCTTTTATGCGCTTCAGCAAGAACGAGCCTTTCCGCTTTTTTGATGAGGTGCGCGATCCATTGAGTATATGGGAATTGATCGGTTTTTTTCGGATTCTCGAACAATCCCGCGATACGGTAAAATCAAACTTTGCAAACTGGATCCGTTATTCGCGCAACAAAACTGTTGTTATCTGCTGCATGAAGCTTGCCGCACACGAACAGAGTCTGGAGGCCATAGACAGCATCGAAGGATTGCTTAATGTGAACGACCACAGTTTACGTTCGCACGCCATCAATGCGCTAGGTCATTTGAGAGCTGTACATACACAGGAAACATTGATTAAAATGTATCCAAACCAACCTGTCGAGTGCCAGTGCGAAATTCTGTTTTCGCTCGGCATGTTTCGGACGGCCAGAGCGATGGAATTTCTGACGGAACAATTTCAGTCGGCCTTTGATTTTGAAATCGAAAATCATGTTGCCGCAATACTCGCCCGCTTAGTACGCAATAATCAATTCGGATGGAAATCGTTAAATCTGCCTTTAAGAAAACAGCGCATTCTAAACTATTATCTGCACGAAAAATAA
- a CDS encoding ParM/StbA family protein, translating into MYTVQSFSSLMQATNSPLVNTANSLLTGLKIRMGQQWYICGKLALNEGSSPRRPLNASPESLECQLLFKAAILTSGVSSDIPLMVTIGLPNSTYRLYRETAEQTLRGKHIIQSDPAVYGEDGSGILPIEVAQVDVLPEVVSCMVALRRGESCERGAFFVFSFGFGTLETGLSTDEGVVENAMGSAPGMHYAVSILREQLQQTHDLSFQSMQQLDEAFRNGYLYINRKKIDLQGLRKKAIQTYYTEIVSPALGDVVNDRNLAKSNRIFLCGGGAYYGDLIDCILEEFGDIAGVKIVDQPESLAVRGYLLNSMRHIEDQSKLPVGIDIGNIQTRVALAEN; encoded by the coding sequence ATGTATACAGTACAGTCATTCTCAAGCCTGATGCAGGCAACAAATTCACCATTGGTAAACACGGCTAACTCACTGTTGACCGGGTTAAAAATACGTATGGGACAGCAGTGGTATATTTGTGGTAAGTTAGCACTGAATGAGGGAAGTAGTCCCAGAAGACCTCTAAATGCTTCTCCGGAGTCATTGGAATGCCAATTGCTGTTTAAAGCGGCAATTTTGACGAGTGGTGTAAGTTCCGATATCCCCCTGATGGTAACGATTGGTTTGCCCAATAGTACTTATCGCTTGTATCGGGAAACGGCTGAACAAACGCTACGGGGAAAGCATATTATCCAGTCCGATCCGGCTGTCTATGGTGAGGATGGATCTGGTATCTTGCCGATAGAGGTTGCGCAGGTTGACGTTTTGCCGGAGGTGGTGAGTTGTATGGTGGCTTTGCGGCGTGGGGAGAGTTGTGAAAGGGGGGCTTTCTTTGTTTTTAGTTTTGGCTTCGGTACATTGGAAACGGGACTTAGTACCGATGAAGGTGTAGTAGAAAATGCGATGGGAAGCGCTCCGGGCATGCATTACGCCGTCAGTATCCTCCGCGAGCAGTTACAACAGACGCATGATCTATCATTCCAGAGCATGCAGCAGCTGGACGAGGCTTTTCGAAATGGCTACCTCTATATCAACCGTAAAAAAATTGACCTTCAGGGACTGCGCAAGAAGGCGATACAGACCTATTATACCGAAATTGTATCACCAGCATTGGGTGATGTGGTCAATGATCGAAACTTGGCTAAATCAAACCGGATTTTTCTATGTGGTGGCGGGGCTTATTATGGTGATCTCATCGACTGCATTTTGGAAGAGTTTGGGGATATTGCCGGAGTGAAAATTGTTGATCAGCCTGAATCTCTGGCTGTAAGAGGTTATTTGCTGAATTCTATGCGTCACATTGAGGATCAATCCAAATTGCCTGTGGGGATCGATATTGGAAATATCCAAACACGTGTAGCCCTTGCTGAAAACTAA
- a CDS encoding response regulator, with amino-acid sequence MQIHDLKSKQARVFSVLHADSDLLMRKIISNVFANEAFQLDSAANGKEAFAFLKARDYQYDIVITEMHMQYANGYEIINKVMKESPRTRTIITSNMSYLHIREGLEIVREDCFKKPLIVGKLL; translated from the coding sequence ATGCAAATTCATGATCTCAAATCGAAGCAAGCTAGGGTGTTTTCGGTATTGCATGCAGACAGCGATCTGCTCATGCGGAAAATAATTTCGAATGTTTTCGCTAATGAAGCATTTCAACTGGATTCTGCAGCCAATGGTAAAGAAGCATTTGCTTTTTTGAAAGCCCGTGACTATCAATACGATATTGTTATTACGGAAATGCATATGCAATATGCAAATGGCTATGAGATTATCAATAAGGTGATGAAGGAATCTCCTCGTACCCGGACAATTATTACATCCAACATGAGCTACCTCCATATTCGTGAGGGACTGGAAATTGTCCGTGAAGACTGTTTTAAAAAGCCACTTATCGTAGGAAAACTTTTATAA
- a CDS encoding response regulator transcription factor — protein sequence MRNTKFRLAIIEDRMPVLESLRSFFADNPQFDLVVAARELRELLDEAWSPECLDLLLCDIGLPNKNGIEITWYIKRKFPHIQVVMFTVFDDKDHIFQALCAGAAGYLLKSTPLAEMQQLLLEVMKGGSVMSPQVARLVISHFNPALNHKVDYRHREQLTPREIEIVSLLQQGYTYKKVAETAFISVDTVKFHIRNIYGKLQVNSRSELMLKYNKPL from the coding sequence ATGCGAAACACAAAATTTAGACTAGCCATCATTGAAGACCGTATGCCGGTGCTGGAATCATTAAGATCTTTCTTCGCTGATAATCCGCAGTTTGACTTGGTTGTAGCGGCGCGTGAGCTTCGTGAGTTGCTGGATGAAGCCTGGAGCCCTGAATGTTTAGATCTGCTGCTTTGCGATATTGGTTTACCCAATAAAAATGGTATTGAAATTACGTGGTATATCAAGCGTAAATTTCCGCATATACAGGTTGTTATGTTTACGGTTTTTGATGATAAAGATCATATATTTCAGGCGCTTTGTGCGGGAGCAGCCGGTTACCTGCTCAAGAGTACACCACTAGCGGAGATGCAACAGTTGTTATTAGAAGTGATGAAAGGAGGATCTGTGATGAGTCCACAGGTAGCTCGTTTGGTCATATCTCACTTTAACCCTGCGCTCAATCATAAAGTTGATTACCGTCATCGCGAACAGTTGACCCCTCGCGAGATCGAGATTGTTTCCCTATTACAACAAGGATATACCTATAAAAAGGTTGCTGAAACCGCTTTCATCAGTGTGGATACCGTGAAGTTTCATATCAGAAATATCTATGGAAAGTTACAGGTCAATAGCCGGTCGGAGCTTATGCTGAAATATAATAAGCCGTTGTGA